The Salvelinus namaycush isolate Seneca chromosome 16, SaNama_1.0, whole genome shotgun sequence genome has a segment encoding these proteins:
- the LOC120060683 gene encoding tubulin alpha-8 chain-like — protein MYRQLYHPEQLISGKEDAANNYARGHYTVGKEIIDGVLERVRKMTDQCTGLQGFLIFHSFGGGTGSGFTSLLMERLSVDYGKKSKLEFAIYPAPQVSTAVVEPYNSILTTHTTLDHSDCAFMVDNEAIYDICRRNLDVERPSYTNLNRLIGQIVSSITASLRFDGALNVDLTEFQTNLVPFPRIHFPLVTYAPIISAEKAYHEQLTVSEITTACFEPANQMVKCDPRHGMYIACCMLYRGDVVPKDVNAAIQNIKTKRSIQFVDWCPTGFKVGINYQPPTAVPGGDLAKVQRAVCMLSNTTAIAEAWARLDHKFDLMYAKRAFVHWYVGEGMEEGEFSEAREDLACLEKDYEELGRTSTDSDDDEAGEEY, from the exons ATGTACAGGCAGCTCTACCATCCTGAGCAGCTCATCTCTGGAAAGGAGGATGCAGCCAATAACTACGCCCGTGGACACTACACCGTGGGGAAGGAGATCATTGACGGGGTTCTGGAGCGTGTCCGTAAAATG ACTGACCAGTGCACAGGGCTACAAGGATTCCTCATCTTCCACAGCTTCGGAGGAGGCACTGGCTCTGGTTTCACCTCTCTGCTGATGGAGCGCCTGTCTGTTGACTACGGTAAGAAGTCCAAGCTGGAGTTTGCCATCTACCCAGCTCCCCAAGTGTCCACAGCTGTGGTAGAGCCATATAATTCCATTCTGACCACCCACACCACCCTGGATCACTCTGACTGTGCCTTCATGGTGGACAATGAGGCCATCTACGACATCTGTCGCCGCAACCTTGATGTTGAGCGTCCATCCTACACCAACCTCAACAGATTGATCGGTCAGATCGTTTCCTCCATCACTGCCTCCCTACGCTTTGATGGTGCCTTGAATGTAGACCTCACAGAGTTCCAGACCAATTTAGTCCCATTCCCCCGCATTCATTTCCCCCTGGTCACCTACGCGCCCATTATCTCCGCTGAGAAGGCCTACCATGAGCAGCTGACCGTCTCTGAGATCACCACTGCCTGCTTCGAGCCAGCCAATCAGATGGTCAAGTGTGACCCTCGCCATGGCATGTACATAGCCTGCTGTATGCTGTACCGTGGAGATGTGGTGCCCAAAGATGTGAATGCTGCCATTCAAAATATCAAGACCAAACGTTCCATCCAGTTTGTGGATTGGTGCCCCACCGGTTTCAAG GTTGGGATCAACTATCAGCCCCCGACTGCCGTACCTGGAGGTGATCTAGCTAAAGTCCAGAGGGCTGTGTGCATGCTGAGCAACACCACTGCCATTGCTGAAGCCTGGGCCCGTTTGGACCACAAGTTTGACCTCATGTATGCCAAACGTGCCTTTGTGCACTGGTATGTAGGTGAGGGCATGGAGGAGGGAGAGTTCTCTGAGGCCAGAGAAGACCTGGCTTGTCTGGAGAAGGATTATGAAGAGCTGGGCAGAACAAGCACAGACTCTGATGATGATGAAGCGGGTGAGGAATATTAA